The sequence TCACCGCCGCACGCTAGCGTCTGGGGTATGGCTGCTGCTCGCACTCCCCGCCCGTCCTTCCGCTGCGCCGAGTGCGGCTGGACCACGGCCAAGTGGGTCGGCCGGTGTGGCGAGTGCCAGGCCTGGGGCACAGTCGTCGAGGCCGGCGCACCTACGTCAGGCCCACGCACGACGGCGGTCGCGGCCGTGGCGAGCCCCGCTCGCCAGATCGGTGAGGTGGACGCCCACGAAGCCCGCTACCGGCCCACCGGAGTGGGTGAGTTCGACCGGGTGCTCGGTGGGGGGATGGTGCCGGGCGCCGTCGTGCTGCTCGCCGGCGAGCCGGGCGTGGGCAAGTCGACCCTGGTGCTGGACGTGGCCGCCCGCGCAGCCTCGACGGGGCAGCGGGTGCTGTATGTGACCGGGGAGGAGTCGGCGAGCCAGGTGCGGATGCGCGCGGACCGGATCGGGGCGATCCAGGACGGTCTGCTGCTCGCGGCGGAGACCGATCTGGCCACCGTGCTCGGTCACGTGGAGCAGATCCAGCCGGACCTGCTGATCCTGGACTCGGTGCAGACCATCGGTTCGGCCGACGTCGATGGCACCCCCGGGGGCGTGTCCCAGGTGCGCGAGGTCGCCTCCGCAGTGATCGGCGTCGCGAAACGTACGGCGATGCCGGTGGTCCTGGTCGGGCACGTCACCAAGGACGGGTCGATCGCCGGACCACGGGTGCTGGAGCACCTGGTGGACGTGGTCTGCCAGTTCGAGGGCGACCGGCACGCCCAACTGCGGATGGTTCGAGCGGTGAAGAACCGCTTCGGCAGCACCGACGAGGTCGGCTGCTTCGCCCTGGCGGAGAACGGGATCACTTCCCTGGCCGACCCGAGCGGACTGTTCCTGTCCGGGCAGCGCGACCCGGTGCCCGGCACCTGCGTGACGATCACCCTGGACGGCCGGCGGCCGATGCCGGTGGAGATCCAGGCACTGACCACGCACCAGTTCTCCTCGAACCCGCGGCGGACCACCGCCGGGGTGGACTCGGCGCGGGTGTCGATGACCCTGGCGGTGCTGCACGGTCGCCTCGGGGTGGACACCGCCGCGCGCGACGTCTACGTGGCCACAGTCGGCGGTGCGCGGGTGACCGAACCGGCCTGTGACCTGGCGATCGCGCTGGCGGTGGTCGGGGCGCGCCGCGAACTCACCGTGCACCACGGACTGATCGCCATCGGCGAGGTCGGTCTCACCGGCGAGGTGCGCTCGGCGATCGGGCTGCAGCGCCGGCTCGCGGAGGCCGCCCGGCTCGGGTTCACCCGGGCGATCGTGCCGGCGGCCGGGGATCTGGGCACCGTGCCGGACAGTCTGGAGGTGATCCGGGTGGCGAACCTGCACGAGGCGGTGGCCACCGCGGAGCGCGTGGAGAAAGTGCGCAACTCCGACCCGGTACCGCTGCGCCGGGTCTGAGCACTCGCTTCGTCACCGGCGCAGCCCTGACCTGTCGATGCGGCATGCTCGCGTAGAGTGTGCTCCGACCAGCCCGCCTGGACGGAAGGAACCGTTGGTGCCCGATTCCACCCTCGCACCCATGCTGCGCGAGACACTGCGCGCCGTGGCACCGGGGACGGAGCTTCGTGACGGGCTGGAACGCATCCTGCGGGGCCGGACCGGTGCGCTGATCGTCCTCGGCAACGACGAGACCGTGGCCTCGATCTGCTCCGGCGGCTTCGAGCTGGACGTGCAGTTCTCCTCCACCCGGCTGCGTGAGCTGGCGAAGATGGACGGCGCGATCGTGGTGGACGAAGGTGCCAAGCGGATCCTGCGCGCGGCCGTGCAGATGATCCCGGACGCGACCATCGAGACGACGGAGTCCGGTACTCGCCACCGGACCGCCGAACGCGCCGCCAAGCAGACCGGGTTCCCGGTGATCTCGGTGAGCCAGTCGATGCGCATCGTCGCGCTCTACGTCGGCGGACAGCGGTACGTGCTGGAGGACTCCGAGGCGATCCTCTCCCGCGCGAACCAGGCCCTGGCCACCCTGGAGCGGTACAAGTCACGTCTCGACGAGGTCTCCGGCACGCTCTCCGCGCTGGAGATCGAGGACCTGGTGACCGTGCGCGATGTCACCTCCGTGGTGCAGCGCCTGGAGATGGTGCGCCGGATCTCCGCCGAGATCTCCGACTATGTGGTGGAGCTGGGCACGAACGGCCGGCTGCTCGCCTTGCAGTTCGACGAGCTGATCGGCGGGATCGGGCCCGGTCTGGAACTGGTGGTCCGCGACTACCTGGACGCCCGCGGCCCGCGCACCCTCGATGAGGTGCTCGACGCCCTGGCCGATCTGGATTCGGCCCAGCTCATCGACCTGCCGCACATCGCCCGGATCCTCGGCATCGGCGGCCGGCAGGGCGAGTCGCTGGACTCGGCGATCGCCCCGCGCGGCATCCGCATGCTCACTCGAATCCCCCGCCTGCCGATGTCGGTGGTGAACGCACTCACGGGCCACTTCGGCACCTTGCAGAAGATGCTCGCCGCCACTATCGATGACCTCGAGGTGGTCGAAGGGGTCGGCGCCCAGCGTGCGCGAGCGGTGCGCGAGGGGCTGTCCCGGCAGGCCGAGGCATCGCTGCTGGAACGCTTCTCCTGATCCTGCGGTCAGGCCGATCGGCCCAGCGCACCCCGTCCAGATTCGGCACCCGCCGCCGGAGCCGGGGTCAGTTCAGCGTGAGCGCCCGGCGCTCGGTCACCTCGCCACCGTCGACGGCGAGATTCACCTGCACACGATAGGTCCCCGCGCGTGCTTCGCGCGTGTCGCTCGGGCAGTCCGCCGCACTCCGCCGGCCGCTCCACGTGATGGTGTTCTCCTCCACCGCTCCGGCGGCGAGCAGGATCTGCCGTTCGTCGCCGCTGGCCGGGCACTGCGCGGTGGTCCAGACCGTGTCATCACCAGAGGTGACCCTCAGCTCCAGACTCGCATTGCCCACATCCAGCAGGCAGGGCACCTGTCCGGTATTGGTGATGGTGACCGGCACGTCCACCCGCGACCCGGCGGCGACTTCACCGCTGGCCAGGCCGAGCTCGAGAGAGACCGCATCCGGCTGGCAGCCGACCGGGTTGGCGAGCGCCTCCTCGTCCGGGCCGGTGGAATCCGCCGTCGGCTCGGCGGTGGCGTCGGAGTCGTCGGAGCCGAACCGGTCCAGCAGCACAGGCACACCTCGCACCACCCCGAAGGCGACGGCTGCCACCACCAGCAGCGCGAGGACGCCGACCACCACCCGGCGGCGGCGGAACGTCGCCGCCCGGTCCTGCGCGGCCTGGCGCCGTGCAGCGCTGGAGCTCGTCCCGCTGCCGCGGCCGGCCGCCGTCCCGGGCCGTTGCCGCGTCGCCGTTCCGGAGCTGGGCTGCTTCGTCGTCGAACGCTTGCCCCCAGCGGGTTTCGCCGCCGGGGTACCGGCGCCGCTGGTCTTACCTGTTCCGGCGCCGCTGGTCTTACCTGTTCCGGCGCCCTTGGGCTTGCCAGCTCCGGCGCCTTGGGACACCCGGGTGCCGGTCCGCTTCGCCCTGTCCGCCGTGCCGCGCGTTCCGGAACCACGGGTGTTCCTGGTCGCCCCCTGCCCCGAGCGGGAGCGCCCGGTCGCTGCACCCTGGCCGCGACCGGACGAGCCGGTGCGGCGCTCGGGAGTTCGGGGCTGTTTCGACACGACCTGACGGTAACCCGCCGACCATCGCTGCGCCGCGTATACGCGCCGGGACCGGGCGAGGTGCGCCGCTCAGCGACGAGACTGTCGCGGGCCCTTCTTCGCCTTCTGCTGCCGCACCCGTTCCTCCTCGGCCAGCACCTCCTGGTGCACCTGCCGCTCCTGCTCCAACCAGGCTGGCGGCTCCGCCCGGAGGGCATCGATCTCGGCAGTGGTCAACGCCTCGTCGGCCCCGGCCCGGAGCAGACCGGCAATAGAGACCCCGAGCCGGCCGGCCACCACCGGGCGCGGGTGCGGGCCCTCGCGGCGGAGCGTGTGCAACCACTCCGGCGGGTGCTTCTCCAGGTCGGCCAGCTGCGCGCGTGTCAACCAGGCGGACTGGAACTCCTCCGGTGCCGCAGGAAGGTAGATTCCCAGCTTCTTCGCCGCGGTGATCGGCTTCATCTTCTGGTCGGCGCTCGCGCTCATGGGGGCAGTATGCCCCGCCGATACCCTGTCTGAATGCCAGTTGCCCCGTTCCGGCTCGGATACGTGCCCGGCGTCACTCCCGCCAAGTGGGTCCGCACCTGGACCGAGCGCCACCAGCTCCCGCTGGAGCTGGTCCCGCTGACCGCCCCGACCGCAGCCGCGGCGCTGACCGAGGGGACTGTGGATGCCGCGCTGCTGCGCCCACCGGTCGACTCCGAGACGGTCAGCGCCATCCCGCTGTACACCGAGGTCACCGTGGTGGTGGCGGCCAAGGACCATGCGCTGGCCGCCCTCGAGGCCGAGGAAGAGGCCACGGCCGCAGATCTGGCCGGCGACGTCCTGCTGCACCCTCTCGACGACGTCTACCCCGACACCAGCCACCTACCCGCCACGGTCCTCGATCACCGGCCGGCCACCACCGCCGATGCCATCGAGCTCGCCGCCGCAGGAACCGGCCTGCTGATCGTGCCGATGTCCCTGGCCCGCCTCTACCACCGCCGCGATCTGCTCTACCGCACCCTCGCCGGAGCGCCGGGGGCGCCGGTGCTGCTCGCCTGGCTCACCGAACAGACCACCGACGCCGTCGAGGACTTCATCGGCATCGTCCGCGGCCGCACGGTGAACTCCACCCGCGGGCGCCGCCTCGAGCCCGAGGCCGACCCGTCCGACCAGTCCGGCCGGGACTCCGGTGCCCCTTCTGCGCGAGGCGGCTCCGCTGCCCGGGCGAGACCTGGCCAGGGTGGCGGACCCGCGAAAGGTGCCTACCGCCGTCGGCCATCATCAGCACGCGGTCAGCGGCCCGGATCCAGGCGCCGAGGGCGCCGATGACGGCGCAGGACTCCCCGGACCCGATGGCGCTACGACGCCCGATCCTGCACTGGTACCGCGATCACGCCCGCGACCTCCCCTGGCGCCGCCCCGACACGTCCGCCTGGGGTGTGCTGGTCAGCGAGGTGATGCTGCAGCAGACGCCGGTGGTTCGGGTGGAGCCGCGATGGCGGGAGTGGATGACCCGCTGGCCCACTCCGGCGGATCTGGCCGCTGCCCCGACCGCTGACGTGCTGCGTGCCTGGGACCGGCTCGGGTACCCGCGCCGTGCGCTGCGGCTGAGAGAGGCGGCCCGCGCGATCGCCACCGAGCATGGCGGGATCGTGCCGGCGGACGAGCAGGTGCTGCGTGCCCTGCCTGGGATCGGCGACTACACCGCTGCCGCAGTCGCATCGTTCGCTTACCGGCGCCGCGCGGTGGTCCTGGACACCAATGTGCGGCGGGTGCTTGCTCGGGCCGTCGATGGGCAGGCGCTGCCGCCACCCTCACCGCGCCGCGCGGAGCGCGAGCGTGCCGAGGCGCTCCTCCCCCGCGACGGCGCAGCCTCCGCCCGTTGGAACGTCGCCGTGATGGAGCTGGGCGCCCTGGTCTGCACCGCCCGCTCACCCCGGTGCGCGCACTGCCCGATCGCCCGCCGCTGCGCCTGGGTAGCGGCAGGACGGCCAGCGGACACGCACGCCGATCGACGGCGCAGCCAGGCGTGGCACGGCACGGACCGGCAAGCACGGGGCCGGGTGATGGCGGCACTGCGGGAGCAGGACCAGCTCTCCGCCGCCGAGGTGGCCGACCTCTGGCCCGAGCCGGGGCAGCGGGACCGGATCCTCGCCGCTCTGGTCACCGACGGGCTCGCCGAGGCCGAACGCGACAGCGACGGCGTCCCCCTCGCCTACCGGCTGCCGGCCGGCGGAGCGTCCTAGGCCCCGCGTCCGCGCGGCTTGGCCGTTGCCTGCACCCGTCTCCAGCGTGGGAGCAGAACGGTCGAAGTTTGCTGTGATGCTTCTTGGCCGCTACGTTAACGCATGTTCATGCATAGGCGCTTGGATATCTGGCAAAGGGCGTCTCACCAACATTCGCGGAGGCAACGTGTCTAACGACGGACCGGACAAGATCGCCGATGGCTCACACCCTGGACTCTCCCGACGGCGGATGCTCGCCGCCAGCGTCGCGGCGGGGATAGGGGCCGCGGGCGCAGGTGGACTCCCGGCGGCTGCCGATCCGGGCGATGAGTCGACCAGCGGCGGGCAACTGGCCGATCTGCCAGGCCCGTGGGAGAACGGGAAGCTGATGGTCTCCGAAGACGGACGCTTCCTGCAGCACGAGAACGGAACGCCGTTCTTCTGGCTGGCCGATACCGCGTGGCTGCTGCACAAGCTGTCCCGGGAGGAGATGGGGCAGTACTTCGACAACCGACAGGAGAAGCAGTACAACGTGGTGCTCCTGCAGGTCATCCCGGCCAACCTGGAGTTCGCGGACTACTACGGGAACTCACCGTTCATCCGCAACAACATCCGCCGGCCGAACCCCGAGTACTGGGACCACATCACGCACATGGTGGAGGTAGCGGCACAGGCGGGGATCTACATGGCGATGAACGCCGTCTGGCGCAACATCGTCAAGGACGGTCTGATGTCCGCCACCGATGCGGCGTGGTACGGACGATGGCTGGCCCGCCGCTACCGGGACTACCCGAACATCGTCTGGCTGATCGGCGGCGACGCACCCGGCCACGAGAAGATGGAGGTCTGGCTCAGCCTGGCCGAGGCGATCCGAGGCCAGGACCCGGACCACCTGATGACGTTCCACCCGAACGGCCGGTTCTCCTCCTCGACGTGGTTCCACAACGAGTCCTGGCTCGACTTCAACATGTTCCAGTCCGGGCACCGCAACTACGAGCAGACCTACAGCGGGGTCTCGCCGACCTACAACAGCATCGACGTGCCGACCTATTGGAAGGCCGAGGACAACTGGATGTATGTGCACGAGGACCACGCGCGCTACCCAGCCAAGCCGACCATGGACGGCGAGCCGAGCTACGAGCATGTGCACCAGGGACTGCACGACTTCTCCACGCCGTTCTGGGACGACACCGACACCCGCCGCTACGCGTACTGGTCCGTCTTCGGCGGTTCCTGCGGCCACACCTACGGCAACGGCGGCGTGATGCCGATGCACGTTCCCTCGGACGGGCCGGTGAACGGCTACGACGTCGCCGAGTACTGGTACGAGACGATGGACGATCCGGGCGCCGGGCAGCTGCAGCACATGAAGAACCTGATGCTGTCCAGGCCCTATTTCCAGCGAATCCCCGGCCCGACGATGTTCGACGGGGACCCCGGGTTCCGCCACGACCGCCTGGTGGCGACCTACGGGGAGCACTACGCGTTCGCCTACATCCACACCGGCCGCTCGTTCTCGCTGCAACTGGGGCACGTCACCGGCGACCGGGTGGTGGCGTGGTGGTACGACCCGAGGACGGGAGAAGCGTCCCGCATCGGCGAGTACGACAACATCGGAGTTCGGACGTTCAGCCCGCCCGGAGGCAAGCAGGTAGGCAACGACTGGGTCCTGGTGCTGGACGACGCTTCCCAGCAGTTCGGGAAACCAGGAGAGCCGATGGACCAGTCGTGAAGCCACCCACCCCCTCGCTCGCTCGTCCTCCCGCCCGGCGGACGGTCCGGCGCACCGTCCGGAGCTGAGCAGGGCACCCACTAGGCTCATCGCGAGCTGCCGCGCGAGGATGACCTCGCGCGGACGGCACTGGGAAGGCGAGCGCCGGGAGCGGGAGGAGCAGGACACGAACGTGGACGAGGACGCAGCCCTGGAGGATGTGGCGATCGCGCGTGCGCTGCGCGCGCACACCCGCACCCTGTTGGTGATGTGCGCCGCGTGTGCAGTGCTGGCCCTGGTCGGCGCGGGAGCGCTGAGCATGGCCGGGCAGTACCGCAGCGATGTGCGGGTGGTGGCGGGACTGACCATGCTCGGCGGTGCACAGCTGCTCGCGATCGCCGCCGCCGCGATCGCCGGCCTCGGCTGGATGGGCATCGCCCGCGGTGTCGGTGAGCCGGGGAGCCGGACCAGCCAGGATGCCGTCCGGCGCGAGCTCCCACAGCGTGAGATCGCCCGCACCGCGCGGCGCCTGGCCGTGCTGCTGCGCGTCATCATCGCCCTCGCCGTAGTCGGGGTGACGATCTGGGCGATCGTGGATATCGGTGCCGTGATCGGTGCCGCTGTCGGCGCCGTACTGCTGGTGCAGGTGGCGGTGGTGCTCGCGATCGTGCGGGTGAACGTGCTGCTGCGACCCCGGCTGCCCTGACGACGCTGGAGTTACCGGACGATCAGCCAGACCACGATCAGCACGGCGAGTATCAGCAGGGTGACCGGCCAGTTCGTGCGCCGGCCACCGCCGTCGTGACCGTACTGCCGGCGCCGGCGGTAGGACCGGTATCCGGAACCGGACGACCGTGACCGTGACCGTGACCGGCTGGAGAACGATGAGCCCGATGACCGCCGGCGGGAGGACCCGAACGAGCTCCCACCGCCGGACCTGCTCCGAAACCGCGAGCCGCCGCTTCGCCTGAACCCGCCCATCCGCTTACCCATGGCACACAACCTAGCCAATTCCGCGCGAGGGCGGGCCTCAGTCCAGCTGGCGAAGCATCCGCGTGTTACCCAACGTGTTCGGCTTCACCCGCGCCAGGTCCAGGAACTCGGCGATACCGTCGTCCCGGGAGAGCAGCAGCTCCAGGTAGACCTCCCGGTCCACCACCTCGCCCTCGATCGGTGCGAACCCGTGACCGGTGAAGAAGTCCACCTCGAAAGTCAGGCAGAACACCCGGGTCAGCCGGTACTCCCGGGCCCGGTCGAGCAGCGCCTCGAGCAGCTCGTGCCCCACCCCGGTGCCGCGCCGGTCGGCACGGACCGCCAGCGTGCGCACCTCGCCGAGGTCTTCCCACATCACGTGCAGCGCGCCACAGCCGACGACGTCACCGGTGCTGGGGTCCTCGGCGACCAGGAACTCCGGGACCGACTCGTAGTAGCCAACCAGGTCCTTGGCCAGCAGGATGCGCTCCTCCGCATAGGGGTCCACGATCGTGCGGATGGCGCGTGCGTCAGCGGGCAGTGCGGGGCGAATCACCAGGTGGGGCTGGTCGGCAGCTTTCACCTGCTCAGCCTGCCACGCTCTCGGGACTTAGTCGCTCCAACAGCAGCCGCGCGGTCGTCTCGTCCGTGACCAGATCGGTAGCCACCCGGGCGCGCAGCGCACCGAGCAGCGCAGGGACCTTCGCCGCACCGACCGCCACACAGACCCGGCGGCCCAGAGTGCGCAGCTCATGCGGTGTCGGGCCGGTCGCTCGGGCGTTGATGGCGATATCCCGGTAGGTGCCGTCCTCGCGCAGGAAAACGGTGCACACATCCCCCACCACCCGGTCAGCCGCCAGCTCGTTCATCTCCGTATCGTCCAGATACCCCGCGTTGTACACGTGCGAGGGCACGTCGGCGGCGAGCGCGCCGACTCCGAACAGGGCGAGGTCCACCCGCCGCTGCACGGCCAGCACCCGACGGATGCTGCGCTCGCGCCACATCGCCTCTTTGGTCTCGGCGAAGTCGAAGAACGCCGGCACCGGGAACAGGTACGGCGTGGAGTCGAACTCGGTGGCGATCGTCGAGACCAGATCGCCGGCGTAGGTGACGCCGCCCGCGTAGGTGTTCGCCGCTCCGTTCAGCTGCACCACGATGCTGCCGCGGGCCGGGCTGGGGTTCAGGTGCCGGGTGATCGCGGTCACCGTGGTGCCCCAGGCCACGCCGACCACCATGTCCGGACGGACCCACTCGGTGACCAGACCGGCGGCCACCATCGCCACCTGTTCCAGCCGTTGCACCTCGCTGGCACGTTCGCGCACGGGCACCACGTGCGCCACGATGCCGAAGGTCGCCGCCAGCCGATGTCCGAGATCGGCACCAGTGCCGCTAGGGCGGCGCAACGAGATGCGCACGATGCCCTCGTCCCGGGCAGCCTTGATCAGGCGGGACACGGTGGACCGGGAGACGCCGAGCGTCCCGGCGATGACCTCCATGGTCTGGTCCTGGAGGTAGTACATCGTCGCGGCACGGTACGCATCGTCCTCACGCACTCGTTCATCCTTTCCGCGAACAGCCTGCACGTTCGTGCACGATGGTTGCGCACTCGTGCGCTCGAGGCAACTATGGCGGTCAGGACACCGTGCAACCACACCGACGTGCCGGGCGGGTGCCGCAACCAGTGCGTGGTGAGGAAGCGTCGAGAAATTCCGCCTCGGCGGAGCCCTCCAACACCGAAGGAACGACATGCCTGACTATGTACTCGCCATCGATCAGGGCACCACGAGCTCCCGGGCGATCATCTTCAACCACTCCGGTCAGATCGTGGAGAGCGGCCAGATCGAGCATGAGCAGATCTTTCCGAAAGCCGGCTGGGTGGAACATGACCCGCAGGAGATCTGGCGGAACACCCGTGAGGTCGTCGGGCTGGCGCTCGCCCGCGCGAGCCTGAGCAAGAGCGATATCGCTGCCGTGGGCATCACCAACCAGCGCGAGACCACCGTGGTCTGGGACAAGAACACCGGTGAGCCGGTCTACAACGCCATCGTGTGGCAGGACACCAGGACCCAGAAGATCGTCGACGAGTTGGGCGGCCAGGAGGGCGCGGACAAGTACAAGGCCACGGTCGGCCTTCCGCTGGCCACCTACTTCTCCGGGCCGAAGATCCGCTGGATCCTGGAGAACGTCGAAGGCGTACGCGCCAAGGCCGAGGCCGGGGACCTGCTGTTCGGCAACACTGACGCCTGGATCCTGTGGAACATGACCGGCGGCGTCAACGGTGGCGTGCACGTGACCGACGTGACCAACGCCTC is a genomic window of Ruania zhangjianzhongii containing:
- a CDS encoding sugar-binding transcriptional regulator, which codes for MREDDAYRAATMYYLQDQTMEVIAGTLGVSRSTVSRLIKAARDEGIVRISLRRPSGTGADLGHRLAATFGIVAHVVPVRERASEVQRLEQVAMVAAGLVTEWVRPDMVVGVAWGTTVTAITRHLNPSPARGSIVVQLNGAANTYAGGVTYAGDLVSTIATEFDSTPYLFPVPAFFDFAETKEAMWRERSIRRVLAVQRRVDLALFGVGALAADVPSHVYNAGYLDDTEMNELAADRVVGDVCTVFLREDGTYRDIAINARATGPTPHELRTLGRRVCVAVGAAKVPALLGALRARVATDLVTDETTARLLLERLSPESVAG
- a CDS encoding LysR substrate-binding domain-containing protein, which gives rise to MPVAPFRLGYVPGVTPAKWVRTWTERHQLPLELVPLTAPTAAAALTEGTVDAALLRPPVDSETVSAIPLYTEVTVVVAAKDHALAALEAEEEATAADLAGDVLLHPLDDVYPDTSHLPATVLDHRPATTADAIELAAAGTGLLIVPMSLARLYHRRDLLYRTLAGAPGAPVLLAWLTEQTTDAVEDFIGIVRGRTVNSTRGRRLEPEADPSDQSGRDSGAPSARGGSAARARPGQGGGPAKGAYRRRPSSARGQRPGSRRRGRR
- a CDS encoding DUF5997 family protein, with product MSASADQKMKPITAAKKLGIYLPAAPEEFQSAWLTRAQLADLEKHPPEWLHTLRREGPHPRPVVAGRLGVSIAGLLRAGADEALTTAEIDALRAEPPAWLEQERQVHQEVLAEEERVRQQKAKKGPRQSRR
- the disA gene encoding DNA integrity scanning diadenylate cyclase DisA, producing MLRETLRAVAPGTELRDGLERILRGRTGALIVLGNDETVASICSGGFELDVQFSSTRLRELAKMDGAIVVDEGAKRILRAAVQMIPDATIETTESGTRHRTAERAAKQTGFPVISVSQSMRIVALYVGGQRYVLEDSEAILSRANQALATLERYKSRLDEVSGTLSALEIEDLVTVRDVTSVVQRLEMVRRISAEISDYVVELGTNGRLLALQFDELIGGIGPGLELVVRDYLDARGPRTLDEVLDALADLDSAQLIDLPHIARILGIGGRQGESLDSAIAPRGIRMLTRIPRLPMSVVNALTGHFGTLQKMLAATIDDLEVVEGVGAQRARAVREGLSRQAEASLLERFS
- a CDS encoding amino-acid N-acetyltransferase, which translates into the protein MKAADQPHLVIRPALPADARAIRTIVDPYAEERILLAKDLVGYYESVPEFLVAEDPSTGDVVGCGALHVMWEDLGEVRTLAVRADRRGTGVGHELLEALLDRAREYRLTRVFCLTFEVDFFTGHGFAPIEGEVVDREVYLELLLSRDDGIAEFLDLARVKPNTLGNTRMLRQLD
- the radA gene encoding DNA repair protein RadA; this encodes MAAARTPRPSFRCAECGWTTAKWVGRCGECQAWGTVVEAGAPTSGPRTTAVAAVASPARQIGEVDAHEARYRPTGVGEFDRVLGGGMVPGAVVLLAGEPGVGKSTLVLDVAARAASTGQRVLYVTGEESASQVRMRADRIGAIQDGLLLAAETDLATVLGHVEQIQPDLLILDSVQTIGSADVDGTPGGVSQVREVASAVIGVAKRTAMPVVLVGHVTKDGSIAGPRVLEHLVDVVCQFEGDRHAQLRMVRAVKNRFGSTDEVGCFALAENGITSLADPSGLFLSGQRDPVPGTCVTITLDGRRPMPVEIQALTTHQFSSNPRRTTAGVDSARVSMTLAVLHGRLGVDTAARDVYVATVGGARVTEPACDLAIALAVVGARRELTVHHGLIAIGEVGLTGEVRSAIGLQRRLAEAARLGFTRAIVPAAGDLGTVPDSLEVIRVANLHEAVATAERVEKVRNSDPVPLRRV
- a CDS encoding glycoside hydrolase family 140 protein translates to MSNDGPDKIADGSHPGLSRRRMLAASVAAGIGAAGAGGLPAAADPGDESTSGGQLADLPGPWENGKLMVSEDGRFLQHENGTPFFWLADTAWLLHKLSREEMGQYFDNRQEKQYNVVLLQVIPANLEFADYYGNSPFIRNNIRRPNPEYWDHITHMVEVAAQAGIYMAMNAVWRNIVKDGLMSATDAAWYGRWLARRYRDYPNIVWLIGGDAPGHEKMEVWLSLAEAIRGQDPDHLMTFHPNGRFSSSTWFHNESWLDFNMFQSGHRNYEQTYSGVSPTYNSIDVPTYWKAEDNWMYVHEDHARYPAKPTMDGEPSYEHVHQGLHDFSTPFWDDTDTRRYAYWSVFGGSCGHTYGNGGVMPMHVPSDGPVNGYDVAEYWYETMDDPGAGQLQHMKNLMLSRPYFQRIPGPTMFDGDPGFRHDRLVATYGEHYAFAYIHTGRSFSLQLGHVTGDRVVAWWYDPRTGEASRIGEYDNIGVRTFSPPGGKQVGNDWVLVLDDASQQFGKPGEPMDQS
- a CDS encoding A/G-specific adenine glycosylase, translating into MTAQDSPDPMALRRPILHWYRDHARDLPWRRPDTSAWGVLVSEVMLQQTPVVRVEPRWREWMTRWPTPADLAAAPTADVLRAWDRLGYPRRALRLREAARAIATEHGGIVPADEQVLRALPGIGDYTAAAVASFAYRRRAVVLDTNVRRVLARAVDGQALPPPSPRRAERERAEALLPRDGAASARWNVAVMELGALVCTARSPRCAHCPIARRCAWVAAGRPADTHADRRRSQAWHGTDRQARGRVMAALREQDQLSAAEVADLWPEPGQRDRILAALVTDGLAEAERDSDGVPLAYRLPAGGAS